A single window of Athene noctua chromosome 1, bAthNoc1.hap1.1, whole genome shotgun sequence DNA harbors:
- the LOC141966450 gene encoding LOW QUALITY PROTEIN: sodium/calcium exchanger 1-like (The sequence of the model RefSeq protein was modified relative to this genomic sequence to represent the inferred CDS: inserted 2 bases in 2 codons): MSRATHLPTFPVSFQLLSVVPVLLFPADSTHAESPRELPVNDTEECTGSYICKKGVILPIWEPQNPSFGDRIARATVYFVAMVYMFPGVSIVADRFMSSIEVITCQEREITIKKPSGETSKTTVRIWNETVSNLTLMALGSSAPEILLSVIEVCGRGFTAGDLGPSTIVGSAAFNMFVITAICVYVVPDGEIGKIKHLRVFVVTAAWSIFAYTWLYVIXSVSSPGIVEVWEGLLTFFFFFPMCVVFAWIADRRLLFSKYVYKKYRAGKQRGMIIEHESDRPSSKADIEMDGKVANSHVENLVLEVDEKDQDDKEARREMARILKELKQKHPDKEIEQLIELADYQVLSQQQKSRAVYRIQATRLMTGAGNILKRYAADQARKAVSMHEVNSEVAENDPISKLYFEQGTYQCLENCGTVALTIIRWGGDLTKTXYVDFRTEDGTANAGSDYEFTEGTVVFKPGETQKEIRVGIIDDDIFEEDENFLVHLSNVHVSTEASDEGIPEVGRVSTLACLGSPSTATITIFDDDHAGIFTFEEPVTHVSESVGTVEVKVLRTSGARGSVIVPYKTTEGSAKGGREDFEDTCGELEFQNDEIVENAA, encoded by the exons ATGTCGCGGGCAACTCACCTACCCACCTTCCCGGTGAGCTTCCAGCTCCTGAGTGTGGTGCCGGTGTTGCTCTTCCCTGCAGACAGCACACATGCGGAGAGCCCCCGTGAATTGCCCGTGAACGACACCGAGGAGTGCACTGGCTCATACATCTGCAAAAAGGGTGTGATTTTACCAATAtgggaaccccaaaacccctcatTTGGTGACAGAATTGCTCGGGCAACAGTGTATTTTGTCGCAATGGTGTATATGTTCCCGGGAGTATCTATCGTTGCCGATCGCTTCATGTCCTCCATCGAAGTCATTACATGCCAGGAGCGGGAAATAACCATCAAGAAGCCCAGCGGTGAGACTAGCAAAACCACAGTGAGAATCTGGAATGAGACTGTTTCCAACCTCACACTGATGGCCTTGGGCTCATCTGCCCCTGAGATCCTCCTGTCTGTTATTGAAGTCTGTGGCCGTGGCTTCACGGCAGGGGACTTGGGGCCAAGCACAATTGTGGGGAGTGCTGCGTTTAACATGTTTGTCATCACTGCAATCTGCGTTTACGTTGTTCCAGATGGAGAGATAGGGAAGATCAAGCACTTGCGAGTGTTTGTTGTTACAGCGGCCTGGAGCATCTTTGCCTACACTTGGCTTTACGTTA TTTCTGTGTCTTCTCCTGGGATTGTGGAGGTTTGGGAAGGCTTGCTcaccttcttcttcttcttcccaaTGTGTGTGGTATTTGCCTGGATAGCTGACAGGAGGCTTTTATTTTCCAAGTATGTCTACAAGAAATACCGAGCTGGCAAGCAGAGAGGCATGATCATTGAGCATGAGAGTGACAGGCCCTCCTCCAAAGCTGATATCGAGATGGATGGAAAGGTTGCAAATTCTCATGTGGAGAACTTGGTGTTGGAGGTGGATGAGAAAGACCAGGACGATAAGGAAGCCAGGAGGGAAATGGCTCGGATCCTTAAGGAGCTGAAACAAAAGCACCCCGACAAGGAAATTGAACAGCTTATAGAGTTGGCCGATTACCAAGTCCTGAGCCAGCAGCAGAAGAGCAGGGCCGTTTACCGCATTCAGGCCACTCGACTCATGACGGGAGCTGGCAACATCTTGAAGAGATATGCTGCAGACCAGGCCCGCAAAGCTGTCAGCATGCATGAGGTCAACAGTGAGGTGGCAGAAAATGATCCCATCAGCAAGCTCTACTTTGAGCAGGGTACCTACCAGTGTCTGGAGAACTGTGGCACTGTCGCCCTGACCATCATCCGCTGGGGAGGCGACTTgaccaaaa tgtacgttgacTTCCGGACAGAGGATGGGACGGCCAATGCCGGCTCTGACTATGAGTTCACTGAAGGGACAGTGGTCTTCAAGCCTGGCGAAACCCAGAAGGAAATCCGTGTTGGCATAATCGATGATGACATATTTGAGGAGGATGAGAACTTCCTGGTCCATCTCAGCAATGTCCACGTGAGCACTGAGGCCTCAGATGAGGGCATTCCTGAGGTCGGTCGTGTCTCAACACTTGCCTGCCTGGGATCACCATCTACTGCCACCATCACGATCTTTGACGATGACCACGCTGGCATCTTCACCTTTGAGGAGCCAGTAACACATGTCAGTGAAAGTGTAGGGACCGTGGAAGTGAAAGTGTTGCGAACCTCTGGTGCACGAGGAAGTGTTATTGTGCCCTACAAAACCACTGAAGGCTCAGCCAAAGGTGGAAGAGAGGACTTTGAAGACACTTGTGGGGAGCTGGAGTTCCAGAACGATGAGATAGT GGAAAATGCTGCATGA